The Armatimonadota bacterium sequence AGCTCGGCCCGCCGCTCCTCTTCCACGGGGAGCCTGCGGGTCCGCCACTGTCGTATCCGCTCCTCCACCTCCACGAGGCCCCGAGGCCAGAACCGGACCAGGGCGATGAGCAGTAGGCCCAGCAGGATGAGGTACAGATACCGGAACCGGAGGGAGAGGAACTCGCTGACCAACCCGAGACTCAGAGCACCCACCAGCGGTCCCCACCACCGGGTCGTTCCGCCCAGCATGGCCATGAGGACCGTCTGGAAGGAGATGAGGGGACTGAAGGCGATGTGCGGATCAATGTAGGTCCAGCGGGGTGCCAGGGCGGCCCCCACCGCCGCGGAAATCCCCCCGCTCACCGCGAACATGGCCACCTTGAGTCCCGTGGTGCGAAAGCCCAGGGACTCCAAGCGGCCCTCGTCTGCCCCGATGGCAGCCAGCAGACGACCGTACCGGCTGCCGTACAGCCATTTGCTCAGCCCCACCGCCGCGACGGCCACGGTCAAAACCGCGAGGTACACACCTCCCACGTCCACGGGAAGGATGAGAACCCGCCCCACCGTGCGGGAAAACCGCATCTCGTAGCCCAGGACGAGGTACCGGATGAGCTCGCTGAGGCCGAAGGTGAGGATGGCGAAATAGGGACCCTTGAGCCGGAGGGAAACCCCGCCCACCGCCAGGGCCACGAGCCCTCCCATCACCGTTCCCAGGAAGATGGAGGGGATCCACCCCACCACGGGCGTCAGCAGAAAGGCGGCATACGTCCCTACGCCGAAGAAGGCCGCGCTCCCCAGGGAGAAGTACCCGCTGAGCCCACTGAAGAGCGCCCAGGCGCTCGCGAGGGCTACGTGGCCAAAGATGACCTGGAACAGCCCCACCACGTAACTCGATGCCCACAGGGGAAGCGAGAACAGCACCCCCAGACTTCCGAGAGCGACCAGCCAAGCGGGACGGACCCCTTCGCGCGCCGCCAACGTTACCCTCCTGCGCTCTGCCCTGGGGAATGGGGCTTGGTCTGGAACAACCCGTAGGGCCGGAAGAGGAGTACAGCCACCAGGAGAGCATAGGTGAGGGCCGTGCGCAGGTCTGCACCGACCACGTAGGCTCCCAAGGATTCCAGAACGCCCAGCAGCAGTCCCCCCACTAGGCTCCCCGCCACGCTGCCCAGGCCACCCAGGATGATGACCACCAGGGCTGTAATGGTATATGGCATCCCGATGATGGGGGAGAGGGAGAACAGCATACTCACCAGGGATCCCGTGACCCCAGCCAGGGCACACCCTAGGCCGAAGCTGAGCCCGTGGAGGCGAACGAGCGGCAGCCCCACCGCCTCCGCGCCCTCTGGATCCTGCATCAAGGCCCTCAGAGCGGTCCCTAAGGCGGTCCGGTGGAGGAAGCCGAGGAGGAGACCCGTCAGCAGCAGCGCGACCCCCAGAGCCACCAAGCGGTTGGCCGGGAACAGCGTTCCGAGCACGGAGACAGAGTGGTACAGGTACTGGTAGCCCCGGATGGTCGGCCCCCAGACGAGGAGCGCCAGGTTCTCCAGGAGGAAGAGGAGACCGAAGGAGAGGAGCAGGGAGTTGGCCTCCAGCTGCACGGGGCCCCCTCCCTGCTCCAGCATCCCCCGGTACACCACGCTGTAGATGCCCCAGCCCAGGAGAAAGAAGAGAGGGACCTGCACGATCAACCCGAGGAGAGGGTCTACCCCCAGGGAGGTATACAGGGTATACGTCACGTACGCACCCAGCATCACGAACTCCCCATGGGCCACGTTCAGCACCCGCATGAGCCCGTACTGTAGGTTGAGCCCTACCGCGATGAGCGCGTACAGCCCTCCCAGCAGGATTCCCCCTGCTCCGATCTCCAAAAACAGGCGCATGTCCATGCGAAAAAACAGGCGCATGTCCATGCCGGTCACTTCCAGGCAGGCTTAGGGATAATGGGTCGCGCGGTGGCGTACTCCGTGGGCCAGATCACT is a genomic window containing:
- a CDS encoding branched-chain amino acid ABC transporter permease, producing the protein MRLFFRMDMRLFLEIGAGGILLGGLYALIAVGLNLQYGLMRVLNVAHGEFVMLGAYVTYTLYTSLGVDPLLGLIVQVPLFFLLGWGIYSVVYRGMLEQGGGPVQLEANSLLLSFGLLFLLENLALLVWGPTIRGYQYLYHSVSVLGTLFPANRLVALGVALLLTGLLLGFLHRTALGTALRALMQDPEGAEAVGLPLVRLHGLSFGLGCALAGVTGSLVSMLFSLSPIIGMPYTITALVVIILGGLGSVAGSLVGGLLLGVLESLGAYVVGADLRTALTYALLVAVLLFRPYGLFQTKPHSPGQSAGG
- a CDS encoding branched-chain amino acid ABC transporter permease, yielding MAAREGVRPAWLVALGSLGVLFSLPLWASSYVVGLFQVIFGHVALASAWALFSGLSGYFSLGSAAFFGVGTYAAFLLTPVVGWIPSIFLGTVMGGLVALAVGGVSLRLKGPYFAILTFGLSELIRYLVLGYEMRFSRTVGRVLILPVDVGGVYLAVLTVAVAAVGLSKWLYGSRYGRLLAAIGADEGRLESLGFRTTGLKVAMFAVSGGISAAVGAALAPRWTYIDPHIAFSPLISFQTVLMAMLGGTTRWWGPLVGALSLGLVSEFLSLRFRYLYLILLGLLLIALVRFWPRGLVEVEERIRQWRTRRLPVEEERRAELRPGWGAEPDP